From Mycolicibacterium nivoides, a single genomic window includes:
- a CDS encoding amino acid permease — protein sequence MSDAGASPENGLRRSLDNRHIVMIALGGIIGAGLFVGSGAVINRTGPAAVLSYALSGVLMIFVIRAIGEMAVARPSSGSVANFARDGLGHWAGFSVGWLYWYFWVVVAAIEAVAGAGILANYLPGVPAWLLCLGLVLLLTAVNLLSVKAYGEAEFWFASIKVIAIIFFICVTGLFLLGLVGKPDSPGLTNLFSHGGMFPYGIVAALVGSVTVLFSMGGAEIATIAAAESKKPVEFAARATKQVMARVFAFYVLSILLIVAAVPWDTAFTGETIRSPFAVVLGHIGIPGMSVVMEAIVLTAVLSSLNSCLYITSRMLFALAEKGDAPKALVKVNRRGVPVRAILAGTSMGYAAVVANYFFPEQVFIFLINSSGAIQLIYYIILVSAEIRLRRRLEATDPEALRLKMWCFPYLSWFSIAWMVVVLTMMSLIEETRSQFLLSLVAFGVILLAYRLRAARGAQPAPDPTTGA from the coding sequence GTGTCCGACGCCGGTGCCTCCCCCGAGAACGGGCTGCGGCGCAGCCTGGACAACCGTCACATTGTGATGATCGCCCTCGGAGGCATCATCGGGGCGGGTCTATTCGTCGGCAGCGGTGCGGTGATCAATCGCACCGGACCCGCAGCTGTACTCAGCTACGCGTTGTCCGGCGTACTGATGATCTTCGTCATACGCGCCATCGGCGAAATGGCAGTGGCACGACCATCATCGGGATCGGTAGCGAACTTCGCCCGTGACGGCCTCGGCCACTGGGCGGGGTTCAGCGTGGGCTGGCTCTACTGGTACTTCTGGGTGGTCGTTGCCGCGATCGAGGCAGTCGCCGGCGCGGGAATCCTCGCCAATTATCTTCCGGGAGTTCCAGCCTGGTTGTTATGCCTCGGTCTGGTCCTGCTCCTGACAGCCGTCAATCTGTTGTCGGTCAAGGCTTATGGTGAGGCGGAGTTCTGGTTCGCATCGATCAAAGTCATCGCGATCATCTTTTTCATCTGCGTTACCGGCCTGTTCTTGCTCGGTCTCGTAGGCAAACCCGACAGCCCCGGCTTGACCAACTTGTTCTCGCACGGCGGCATGTTTCCGTACGGCATCGTGGCCGCGCTCGTGGGCAGTGTGACGGTGCTGTTCTCGATGGGCGGCGCAGAAATCGCGACGATCGCCGCGGCCGAGTCCAAGAAACCCGTCGAGTTCGCGGCCAGGGCGACCAAGCAGGTGATGGCGCGGGTGTTCGCCTTCTATGTTCTATCCATCTTGCTGATCGTTGCCGCGGTGCCCTGGGACACCGCGTTCACCGGCGAGACGATTCGGAGCCCATTCGCGGTGGTGTTGGGGCACATCGGGATTCCCGGTATGTCGGTGGTGATGGAAGCCATCGTGCTCACTGCGGTACTCAGCTCGCTGAACTCCTGCCTGTACATCACGTCGCGAATGCTGTTCGCGCTGGCCGAAAAGGGTGATGCGCCGAAGGCCCTGGTCAAGGTCAACCGACGTGGCGTCCCGGTGCGGGCGATCCTGGCCGGCACCTCGATGGGATACGCGGCCGTAGTGGCCAACTACTTCTTCCCCGAACAGGTCTTCATCTTCCTGATCAACTCATCGGGGGCCATTCAGCTCATCTACTACATCATCTTGGTCTCCGCCGAGATCCGGCTGCGCCGACGACTCGAAGCCACCGACCCGGAGGCTTTGCGCTTGAAAATGTGGTGCTTCCCGTACCTGTCGTGGTTCTCCATCGCGTGGATGGTTGTTGTGCTGACCATGATGTCCCTGATTGAAGAGACCCGCTCTCAGTTCCTCCTGAGCCTTGTCGCATTCGGCGTGATCCTGCTCGCCTATCGCCTCCGTGCCGCACGCGGCGCTCAACCTGCCCCCGACCCCACCACCGGCGCCTGA
- a CDS encoding LysR family transcriptional regulator, with protein MSDATLRQLEYFIAAVEEGSVTAAAQRLHLSQSALSMALGELERALGVQVLVRHRRGVRPTRIGEQVLVDARRLLVDLADLQTSARESQHGLTGRLMVGCYSTLSPMLLPPVLSEYVVRFPGVDLTFTEGPHDVLIDNLRNGTLDLALLYDYGSDLSAHRDDLDTEVIVAAPPYVLLHEEHPLAVHDSVALKQLVDHPMILFSLPPGGDYFLSLFKAEGLQPRVRYRATNFELVRSLVARRLGYSILSQRTKISVSYEGRGFTTRPLKGDHPGLAINAVTLAGAKLTRPAAAFIETCRAVN; from the coding sequence ATGTCTGATGCCACACTTCGCCAGCTCGAATACTTCATTGCGGCCGTTGAGGAAGGTTCGGTCACCGCTGCCGCCCAACGCCTGCATCTGTCACAGTCAGCGCTGTCAATGGCACTGGGCGAGTTGGAAAGAGCCCTCGGAGTGCAGGTACTGGTCCGGCATCGGCGCGGAGTGCGCCCCACCAGAATCGGCGAACAAGTCCTCGTCGACGCCCGCCGGCTCCTGGTGGATCTGGCCGACCTTCAGACCTCGGCGCGCGAGAGCCAGCACGGACTCACCGGGCGATTGATGGTGGGCTGCTACAGCACCTTGTCGCCAATGCTGCTCCCGCCGGTACTCAGCGAGTACGTCGTGCGCTTCCCCGGTGTCGACCTCACGTTCACCGAGGGCCCGCACGACGTGCTCATCGACAACCTGCGTAACGGCACCCTCGACCTGGCGCTGCTCTACGACTACGGATCAGATCTTTCGGCCCACCGTGACGACCTGGACACCGAAGTCATCGTGGCGGCGCCGCCGTATGTCCTACTACACGAAGAACATCCGCTCGCCGTACACGATTCGGTGGCACTGAAACAGTTGGTCGATCACCCGATGATCCTGTTCAGTCTGCCGCCGGGCGGAGACTACTTCTTGTCCTTGTTCAAGGCGGAGGGTCTGCAACCGCGGGTCCGGTACCGTGCGACGAACTTCGAGCTCGTCCGCTCGCTCGTCGCTCGACGCCTCGGCTACTCCATCCTCAGCCAACGCACCAAGATCTCCGTGAGTTACGAGGGCCGCGGCTTCACAACGAGACCGCTGAAAGGCGACCATCCCGGCCTTGCGATCAATGCGGTGACACTCGCGGGCGCCAAGCTCACCCGGCCGGCCGCCGCGTTCATCGAGACCTGCCGCGCGGTGAATTGA
- a CDS encoding sigma-70 family RNA polymerase sigma factor gives MSVDGCLSERFERDALPLVDQLFAAARRYTRNVPDAEDLVQETMVKAYSSFHTYRDGTNIRAWLFRILTNTWINSYRTAQRRPQEVFADELTDGQLAEVAQRFPLGVVSAELAALESMGDDDVRQAMRALPESQGIVVYYADVEGFRYKEIAEILQIPVGTVMSRLHRGRRNLRARLVDADVAGGYVSNRLPCTAA, from the coding sequence ATGAGTGTTGACGGTTGTCTTTCGGAACGATTCGAGCGCGATGCATTGCCGCTGGTGGACCAGCTCTTCGCGGCCGCGCGTCGCTACACGCGCAATGTGCCGGACGCCGAGGACCTCGTCCAGGAGACAATGGTCAAGGCGTACAGCAGTTTTCACACTTACCGTGACGGCACGAACATCCGTGCCTGGCTGTTCCGGATTCTGACGAACACGTGGATCAACTCGTACCGCACAGCGCAGCGGCGACCACAGGAGGTCTTCGCCGACGAACTCACGGATGGGCAACTCGCGGAGGTGGCGCAGCGGTTCCCGCTCGGCGTGGTCTCGGCCGAACTCGCGGCGCTGGAATCGATGGGCGATGACGACGTGCGTCAGGCCATGCGGGCGTTGCCGGAATCGCAGGGCATCGTCGTGTACTACGCCGACGTTGAAGGATTCCGCTACAAGGAGATTGCGGAGATCCTGCAGATTCCGGTGGGGACGGTGATGTCGCGACTGCACCGGGGGCGGCGAAATCTTCGTGCCCGGCTGGTTGACGCCGACGTGGCGGGCGGGTATGTCAGCAACCGACTGCCCTGCACCGCAGCCTGA